The genomic interval GGCCCGGTCAGGTTGGCAAGGCCGGTGAGGCGGTTGGCATTGTCGTATGTGTAGTTGACAATTGTGCCGTTGAACTGGGTGAGGCGGGTGAGTCTGCCTGCATCATCGTAGGAATAGGCGGCGGTCCTGCCCTGCCAGTCAGTGACGGTTTCAAGGCGGTTCAGGGCGTCATGGGTATAGGTGACAATTTTATTGCCCGGATAGGTTAAGGAGGCAAGGTTGCCTGCTTCATCATAGGCATAGGATACTGTAAAGCCGTTGGCGTCGGTCCTGGAGGTCAGGCGGTTGACCGCATCATAGGTGAACAGGGTGGTGCCTGAATTGTCT from Desulfonema ishimotonii carries:
- a CDS encoding RHS repeat domain-containing protein, with product MTDNSGTTLFTYDAVNRLTSRTDANGFTVSYAYDEAGNLASLTYPGNKIVTYTHDALNRLETVTDWQGRTAAYSYDDAGRLTRLTQFNGTIVNYTYDNANRLTGLANLTGPSGTTIASYAFTLDQRQQDRHRPDTPLACSPPHYQLHHRPGNRLESDGTNTFTTMTQDSSYPPTAKS